AAAACCAACCCGCTTTTCTTCTGTAGACGCAATAATAATTCCGCGTGTATCCGTTACAATTACATGTTCTTTCATCACCAGCTGTACTTCTTTTATAATTTTCTTCGACAGTTCAGACACTAGCTGCACGTTGTTTACACCTCACCTATCATCAATTAAAAGAGCTGAAAGAATGGTTTTCTCTCAGCCCGCTTTTTTGATTATGCGTTCACTTTTTCAGCTTTTTTTAGCACGTTAAAAAACTCTTTCATAAATTTAGGTAAATCCGGCCAAGCTTGTCCGGTTACTAAGTTTCTGTCTACGTGGAGCGTCTGTTCAACAAATATAGCACCCGCCGCTTCTACTTCCGGACGGCAAGCAGGATACGCTGTCACTTCTCTGTCTTGCAGATACTCTCTAACCGTCGTTAACACGAGCTGACCATGACAAATAACGCCTAAAGGTTTGTTTTCTTTTAAAAAATGAGCGGCAATTTCCTGAACTTTTGTGTTCATTCGAATATATTCAGGCGCTCGTCCTCCAGGGATAATAAGTCCGTCAAAATCAGCGGGATCCACTTCATCTACAGAAGCATGAGAATCAATTTTATATCCCGTTTTTTCTGTGAATGTTTCCATTTCTGGAAGAAAATCATGAACAACCGTTTGGAGCTTCTTTTTCACGGGAGAGGCAATGGTACACTGAATATCTTCTTCTAAACAGCGATAATACGGATAAAAAACTTCTAAAGCCTCCACGGCATCTCCTGTTAAAATCAAGATACGTTTACTCATCTTTTATCACCTTTTCTTTTAATGTCGTCATTTACTTCTTCTCGCAAGCTGCTTTCCATTCCTGCTTTTCCCC
The genomic region above belongs to Priestia megaterium and contains:
- a CDS encoding DJ-1/PfpI family protein; translation: MSKRILILTGDAVEALEVFYPYYRCLEEDIQCTIASPVKKKLQTVVHDFLPEMETFTEKTGYKIDSHASVDEVDPADFDGLIIPGGRAPEYIRMNTKVQEIAAHFLKENKPLGVICHGQLVLTTVREYLQDREVTAYPACRPEVEAAGAIFVEQTLHVDRNLVTGQAWPDLPKFMKEFFNVLKKAEKVNA